A single genomic interval of Bradyrhizobium sp. sBnM-33 harbors:
- a CDS encoding tannase/feruloyl esterase family alpha/beta hydrolase, with amino-acid sequence MTGDPAATCSDLIRPTDNAVRIDSATMVAPSPLAVAERAPTPAARITPANPEFCKVLGQIAPLDPKAPPIKFQVNLPVEWNGRSLQYGGGGFNGVLITGLALPPAYPFGAPSPLARGFVTYGTDSGHETKPGEPPQTFALNDEAFENFAHRSYKRVRDAAVALMVRAYGNPPAKLYFMGSSEGGREGLMMAQRYPDDFDGIFARVPVINWVGLQHAGTRSGLATMGEGWIRPPQVELVAKAVLAACDKADGAEDSLVLDPVGCKAKFQPGTLRCAAGQNGDQCLSEAQIAAIKTLHSTYKFSFPLENGLDDYPGWGVSGENIPAFGPTGGWVAWWLGKAAPAQPPLPQNGIAWIYGAGGIQYVFARDPKLDVTTYRPEDHKERLLQVSRLMDSTNPDLSRFAARGGKLVILENMADYAQSPYAGIRYFENVQRTLGKEKTAEFARLYTAPGVDHVGSGAPANVDMLAVLVDWVENGKAPGDLEVIEQKVEAPAFETTRALPLCQWPAWPHYKSGPTSSAASFACAP; translated from the coding sequence ATGACCGGCGATCCCGCCGCGACCTGCAGCGATCTCATCCGGCCGACCGACAATGCCGTGCGGATCGATTCTGCGACCATGGTCGCGCCATCGCCGCTCGCCGTCGCCGAAAGAGCACCGACGCCGGCGGCGCGCATAACCCCGGCCAACCCGGAATTCTGCAAGGTGCTCGGCCAGATCGCGCCATTAGATCCTAAGGCGCCGCCAATCAAATTTCAGGTCAATCTTCCGGTCGAGTGGAACGGCCGCTCGCTGCAATATGGCGGCGGCGGCTTCAACGGTGTGCTGATCACCGGGCTTGCCTTGCCGCCGGCTTATCCGTTCGGCGCGCCGTCGCCGCTGGCGCGCGGGTTCGTCACCTACGGCACGGATTCCGGCCACGAGACCAAGCCGGGCGAGCCGCCGCAGACGTTTGCGCTCAACGACGAAGCCTTTGAGAATTTCGCCCATCGTTCCTACAAGCGCGTGCGCGACGCCGCGGTTGCCCTGATGGTGCGTGCCTACGGCAACCCGCCGGCCAAGCTGTATTTCATGGGATCGTCGGAAGGTGGCCGCGAGGGGCTGATGATGGCGCAGCGCTATCCCGACGATTTTGACGGCATCTTTGCCCGCGTGCCCGTCATCAACTGGGTTGGGCTGCAGCACGCCGGGACGCGGTCGGGGCTTGCAACGATGGGCGAGGGCTGGATCCGCCCCCCGCAGGTCGAGCTTGTGGCCAAGGCGGTGCTTGCTGCTTGTGACAAGGCCGATGGCGCCGAGGATTCGCTGGTGCTGGACCCGGTTGGCTGCAAGGCGAAATTCCAGCCGGGCACACTGCGCTGCGCGGCGGGCCAAAACGGCGATCAGTGCCTGAGCGAGGCGCAGATTGCGGCGATCAAGACGCTGCATTCGACGTACAAGTTTTCGTTTCCGCTGGAGAACGGCCTTGATGATTATCCGGGCTGGGGCGTCTCCGGCGAAAACATTCCTGCGTTCGGTCCGACCGGCGGCTGGGTCGCCTGGTGGCTAGGCAAGGCGGCGCCGGCGCAGCCGCCGCTGCCTCAGAACGGCATCGCCTGGATCTACGGCGCTGGCGGCATTCAATATGTGTTCGCGCGTGATCCGAAGCTCGACGTCACGACCTACAGACCCGAGGATCACAAGGAGCGGCTGCTGCAGGTATCGCGGTTGATGGATTCAACCAATCCGGATCTGAGCCGCTTTGCCGCGCGCGGCGGCAAGCTCGTGATTCTCGAAAACATGGCCGACTATGCCCAGAGCCCTTACGCGGGGATACGCTACTTCGAGAACGTGCAGCGCACATTGGGCAAGGAAAAGACCGCGGAGTTCGCCCGCCTCTACACGGCGCCCGGCGTCGACCATGTCGGCTCCGGCGCGCCCGCCAATGTCGATATGCTGGCCGTGCTCGTTGATTGGGTCGAGAACGGCAAGGCGCCTGGCGATCTCGAGGTGATCGAGCAGAAGGTCGAAGCGCCGGCCTTCGAGACGACGCGCGCGTTGCCATTGTGCCAATGGCCGGCTTGGCCGCATTACAAATCGGGGCCGACGAGTAGTGCCGCCAGTTTCGCCTGTGCGCCGTGA
- a CDS encoding NAD(P)/FAD-dependent oxidoreductase, with translation MTTVPKEPHHVVIVGAGFGGLETAFGLAGAPVRITLIDRRNHHLFQPLLYQVATASLATSEIAWPIRYLLRDRPEVTTLFANANGVDTEGKRVLLEDGDTISYDTLILATGARHAYFGHDEWEPFAPGLKTLEDATTLRRRILVAFERAEREKDPARRAALLTFVIVGAGPTGVEMAGTIADLARDTLPPDFRNIDTHKTRVVLIEAGPRVLAGFPEDLSAYAQRALEELGVEVVLGQPVTECAIDGVVYGGNRLEARTIVWAAGVRASRAAEWMKAPADRAYRLKVEPDLTVPGHPDVFAIGDTVTIAGPDGNPVPGIAPAAKQQGRYVAALIKARLSGGTLPPFRYKHAGSLAQIGKKKAVIDFGRIKLRGNLAWWIWGIAHIYFLIGLRNRLSVALSWLWIHARDQRAARLITQGSSKVTG, from the coding sequence ATGACAACAGTGCCGAAAGAACCCCATCATGTCGTGATCGTCGGCGCCGGTTTTGGCGGTCTGGAGACCGCCTTTGGCCTGGCCGGGGCGCCGGTCCGGATCACGCTGATCGACCGTCGCAACCATCATCTGTTTCAGCCGCTGCTCTACCAGGTCGCGACCGCTTCGCTGGCAACGTCGGAAATTGCATGGCCGATCCGCTATCTCCTGCGCGACCGCCCCGAAGTGACGACGCTGTTCGCCAACGCGAATGGCGTCGATACCGAGGGAAAGCGCGTGCTGCTCGAAGACGGCGATACGATTTCCTACGACACGCTGATCCTCGCCACCGGCGCCCGCCACGCCTATTTCGGCCACGATGAATGGGAGCCGTTCGCACCGGGCCTGAAGACGCTGGAGGATGCCACCACGTTGCGGCGGCGCATCCTCGTCGCCTTCGAGCGCGCCGAGCGCGAGAAGGATCCGGCGCGGCGCGCGGCGCTACTCACCTTCGTTATCGTCGGCGCCGGCCCGACCGGCGTCGAAATGGCTGGAACAATTGCCGACCTCGCCAGGGACACGCTGCCGCCGGACTTTCGCAACATCGATACCCATAAGACCCGCGTTGTCCTGATCGAGGCCGGCCCGCGCGTGCTCGCCGGCTTTCCCGAGGATCTCTCCGCCTATGCGCAGCGCGCGCTTGAGGAGCTCGGGGTTGAGGTGGTGCTAGGGCAGCCCGTCACCGAGTGCGCCATCGACGGCGTGGTCTATGGCGGCAACAGGCTGGAGGCCAGAACCATTGTGTGGGCGGCCGGCGTGCGCGCCTCGCGCGCGGCGGAATGGATGAAGGCGCCGGCCGATCGCGCCTATCGCTTGAAGGTCGAGCCTGACCTGACCGTGCCCGGCCATCCCGATGTCTTTGCCATCGGCGATACGGTGACGATCGCAGGCCCCGACGGCAATCCCGTGCCCGGCATCGCGCCGGCGGCCAAGCAACAGGGGCGCTACGTGGCGGCGCTGATCAAGGCGCGCCTCTCCGGCGGCACGCTGCCGCCATTCCGCTACAAGCATGCCGGTAGCCTGGCGCAGATCGGCAAGAAGAAGGCCGTGATCGATTTCGGGCGCATCAAGCTGCGCGGCAATCTCGCCTGGTGGATCTGGGGCATCGCCCACATCTACTTCCTGATCGGCCTGCGCAACCGCCTGAGCGTCGCCTTGAGTTGGCTGTGGATCCACGCCCGCGACCAGCGCGCCGCGCGGCTGATCACGCAGGGCTCGAGCAAGGTCACGGGATAG
- a CDS encoding sigma-70 family RNA polymerase sigma factor, protein MTVVPETSAGSDIERLLVAMRPRLHRYCARMVGSVIDGEDVLQDAMIKAVEAHASAGTLGNPEGWLFRIAHNTALDFLRRRNRQEAFRGPAEVDMIVDQLDAVASRQIAATSLRTFMRLPVPQRASVILMDVLGCSLKEICEVMDCSLPAAKAALHRGRAQLREIADEPDDTPQQKLSDADRERLGAYVAHFNARDFDAIRAMISDDVRLDLVSRTRLNGKAEVSRYFGNYDKVSDWHLVPGLVEGRPAILVFDPNEGDTKPKYFVLLGWSAGKVATIRDFRHAPYVVDGAEYLI, encoded by the coding sequence ATGACAGTGGTTCCCGAGACGTCCGCCGGCTCTGACATCGAGCGCCTGCTGGTGGCGATGCGCCCAAGGTTGCATCGCTATTGCGCGCGCATGGTGGGCTCCGTCATCGACGGCGAGGACGTGCTGCAGGACGCCATGATCAAGGCGGTGGAGGCGCATGCCTCCGCCGGCACGCTCGGCAATCCCGAAGGCTGGCTGTTTCGCATTGCGCACAACACCGCGTTGGATTTTCTGCGCCGGCGCAACCGCCAGGAAGCGTTCCGGGGACCAGCGGAGGTGGACATGATCGTTGACCAGCTCGATGCCGTGGCGAGCCGCCAGATCGCCGCGACCTCCTTGCGCACCTTCATGCGGTTGCCGGTGCCACAGCGTGCGAGCGTGATCCTGATGGACGTGCTCGGCTGCTCGCTGAAGGAAATCTGCGAGGTGATGGATTGCAGCCTGCCCGCGGCCAAGGCTGCGCTGCATCGCGGCCGCGCGCAGTTGCGGGAAATCGCCGATGAGCCGGACGACACGCCGCAACAAAAACTATCCGACGCCGATCGCGAGCGGCTCGGCGCTTATGTGGCCCATTTCAACGCGCGCGATTTCGACGCCATCCGCGCCATGATCTCGGACGATGTCAGGCTCGACCTGGTCAGCAGAACCCGCCTGAACGGCAAGGCCGAAGTGTCCCGCTATTTCGGCAATTACGACAAGGTCAGCGACTGGCATCTGGTGCCGGGGCTGGTGGAGGGGCGCCCCGCCATCCTGGTGTTCGATCCCAACGAAGGCGACACCAAGCCGAAATATTTCGTGCTGCTCGGCTGGTCGGCCGGCAAGGTTGCGACCATCAGGGATTTCCGCCACGCGCCCTACGTCGTTGATGGCGCTGAATACCTGATCTGA
- a CDS encoding ABC transporter substrate-binding protein, producing the protein MKKAFWLAGAMVLALAQPALAGDTIKIGFVSTFSGPTAVIGNDMRNSFELALDHLGRKMGGKPVEVIYEDDGQKPDVGKQKTEKLIQSDKVDFIVGYIWSNVLLASLKTAVDSKTFLITANAGPSQLAGELCSPYVFSTSWQNDQTPQAVGTYMNQKGVKSVFLIGPNYAAGKDMLAGVKSTFKGQVVGEEYTVWPSQLDFSAELTKAKNSKAESIFVFYPGAAGVQFLNQYAQAGLKGQIPLYTAFTIDELSLPLQKENAIGVPGAQQWVNDLPFPENKKFVEDYRKKYTGLRPTFYGAQSYDAANLINSAVVAVKGDTSKKDEMKAEMEKANFKSVRGPFKYGNNHIPIQNFYLQDVVKDADGQLSLKTVATIVENDQDRFHDKCPMKK; encoded by the coding sequence ATGAAAAAGGCATTCTGGCTGGCGGGCGCTATGGTTCTGGCGCTGGCGCAGCCCGCGCTCGCGGGCGACACCATCAAAATCGGCTTTGTCTCGACCTTCAGCGGCCCGACCGCTGTGATCGGCAACGACATGCGCAACTCGTTCGAGCTGGCGCTCGACCATCTCGGCCGCAAGATGGGCGGCAAGCCGGTCGAGGTGATCTATGAGGATGACGGCCAGAAGCCCGATGTCGGCAAGCAGAAGACCGAAAAGCTGATCCAGTCCGACAAGGTCGATTTCATCGTCGGCTACATCTGGTCGAACGTGCTGCTCGCCTCGCTGAAGACCGCGGTCGATTCCAAAACCTTCCTGATCACGGCCAATGCCGGCCCATCGCAGCTCGCCGGCGAACTCTGTTCGCCCTACGTATTCTCGACCTCCTGGCAGAACGACCAGACCCCGCAGGCGGTCGGCACCTACATGAACCAGAAGGGCGTGAAATCAGTGTTCCTGATCGGCCCGAACTACGCCGCCGGCAAGGACATGCTGGCCGGCGTCAAGAGCACCTTCAAGGGCCAGGTCGTCGGCGAGGAATATACGGTGTGGCCCAGCCAGCTCGACTTCTCCGCCGAGCTGACCAAGGCAAAGAATTCCAAGGCCGAGTCGATCTTCGTGTTCTATCCGGGTGCGGCCGGTGTCCAGTTCCTCAATCAATACGCCCAGGCCGGACTGAAGGGGCAGATCCCGCTCTATACCGCGTTCACGATCGACGAATTGTCGCTGCCGCTGCAGAAGGAAAACGCGATCGGCGTGCCCGGCGCGCAGCAATGGGTCAACGATTTGCCGTTCCCCGAGAACAAGAAGTTCGTCGAAGACTACCGCAAGAAGTACACCGGCCTGCGCCCGACCTTCTACGGCGCGCAGTCCTATGACGCCGCAAACCTGATCAACAGTGCGGTGGTTGCGGTGAAGGGCGACACCTCGAAGAAGGACGAGATGAAGGCCGAGATGGAGAAGGCCAACTTCAAGTCCGTGCGCGGCCCGTTCAAATACGGCAACAACCACATTCCGATCCAGAACTTCTACCTGCAGGACGTGGTAAAGGATGCCGACGGACAGCTCTCGCTGAAGACGGTGGCGACCATCGTCGAGAACGACCAGGATCGCTTCCACGACAAATGTCCGATGAAGAAGTGA
- a CDS encoding branched-chain amino acid ABC transporter permease has protein sequence MLVLVEQSLNGLQFGLLLFLLAAGLTLVFGIMDFVNLAHGSLYMMGAYFAATFVAWTGSFVFGILLALGATLLLGTLLEFVALRHLYGRDHLDQVLATFGLILFFNDAVRLIWGPAGLSLPLPAWLTVPVQIVPGVFYPAYRLSIIVVALAVAALLYIVVMRTRIGMLIRAGASNREMIGALGINIKLLFTLVFGLGAALAGLAGLMQAPILTVQIGMGENILILAFVIIVIGGIGSIRGAFMAAIFVGMIDTLGRAFLPDLLRTVLSSAAASTAAPALSSMLIYLLMAIVLVVRPEGLFPATKR, from the coding sequence ATGCTCGTCCTCGTAGAACAATCGCTGAATGGCCTGCAGTTCGGCCTGCTGCTGTTTTTGCTGGCAGCCGGCCTGACGCTGGTGTTCGGCATCATGGACTTCGTCAACCTGGCGCACGGCTCGCTCTACATGATGGGCGCCTATTTCGCGGCCACCTTCGTGGCGTGGACCGGCAGTTTCGTGTTCGGCATCCTGCTCGCGCTCGGCGCCACGCTGCTGCTCGGCACTCTGCTTGAGTTCGTAGCGCTCCGGCATCTCTACGGCCGCGACCATCTCGACCAGGTGCTGGCGACCTTCGGGCTGATCCTGTTCTTCAACGACGCGGTGCGGCTGATCTGGGGCCCCGCCGGCCTGTCGCTGCCGCTGCCGGCCTGGCTGACCGTGCCGGTCCAGATCGTGCCCGGCGTGTTCTATCCGGCCTACCGGCTGTCGATCATCGTGGTCGCGCTGGCGGTCGCAGCCCTGCTTTACATCGTGGTGATGCGGACCAGGATCGGGATGCTGATCCGCGCCGGCGCCTCCAACCGTGAAATGATCGGCGCGCTCGGCATCAATATCAAGCTGCTGTTCACGCTGGTGTTCGGGCTTGGCGCGGCGCTCGCGGGCCTTGCCGGGCTGATGCAGGCGCCGATCCTCACGGTGCAGATCGGCATGGGCGAGAACATCCTCATCCTTGCCTTCGTTATCATCGTGATCGGCGGCATCGGCTCGATCCGGGGCGCCTTCATGGCCGCGATCTTCGTCGGGATGATCGATACGCTCGGCCGCGCCTTCCTGCCCGATCTCCTGCGCACCGTGCTGAGTTCCGCCGCCGCTTCGACCGCCGCACCCGCATTGTCGTCGATGCTGATCTATCTCCTGATGGCCATCGTCCTCGTGGTGCGGCCGGAGGGGCTGTTTCCGGCTACCAAACGATGA
- a CDS encoding branched-chain amino acid ABC transporter permease, with the protein MKSHINARNVIVALVALGLTLLPVYSALTGDIFILTLFTRIVIFALAAASLNLIMGYGGMMSFGHAAYLGIGGYAVGILAHEGIGSGFIQWPVALALSALYALVIGALSLRTRGVYFIMITLAFAQMAYYIASGLSRYGGDDGLTIYKRSTFGGLIDLSNRVQFYYLCLFCLFGGVYLIWRIINSRFGMVVQGVRSNEQRMQAIGFHANRYRLVCFVISGTICGLAGALLANNTDFISPAGMYWTRSGELMVMVVFGGMGSLFGPVLGTIVFLLLEEVLSQFTEYWALIMGPLLLLIVLFARGGIMGLLGRWSRG; encoded by the coding sequence ATGAAATCTCACATCAACGCCCGCAACGTCATCGTGGCGCTCGTCGCGCTTGGCCTCACCTTGCTGCCGGTCTATTCGGCGCTGACCGGCGACATCTTCATCCTGACGCTGTTCACCCGGATCGTCATCTTCGCGCTGGCTGCCGCAAGCCTCAATCTCATCATGGGCTATGGCGGCATGATGAGTTTTGGCCACGCCGCCTATCTCGGCATCGGCGGCTACGCCGTGGGCATTCTCGCCCATGAAGGCATCGGCTCCGGCTTCATCCAGTGGCCGGTCGCGCTGGCGCTGTCGGCGCTTTATGCGCTCGTGATCGGTGCGCTCAGCCTCCGCACGCGCGGCGTCTACTTCATCATGATCACGCTCGCCTTCGCGCAGATGGCCTATTACATCGCCTCGGGTCTCTCTCGCTATGGCGGCGACGATGGCCTCACCATCTACAAGCGCAGCACTTTCGGCGGCCTGATCGACCTGTCGAACCGCGTGCAGTTCTACTATCTCTGCCTCTTCTGCCTGTTCGGGGGCGTCTATCTGATCTGGCGCATCATCAACTCCCGGTTCGGCATGGTGGTGCAGGGCGTCCGTTCCAACGAGCAACGCATGCAGGCGATCGGCTTTCACGCCAACCGATATCGTCTCGTCTGCTTCGTCATCTCTGGCACGATCTGCGGCCTCGCCGGGGCGCTGCTCGCCAACAACACCGATTTCATCAGCCCGGCCGGGATGTACTGGACCCGCTCCGGCGAACTCATGGTGATGGTGGTCTTCGGCGGCATGGGCTCGCTGTTCGGTCCCGTCCTGGGCACCATCGTGTTCCTCCTGCTGGAAGAAGTCCTGTCGCAATTCACCGAATATTGGGCGCTGATCATGGGCCCGCTATTGCTGCTGATCGTGTTGTTCGCGCGCGGCGGCATCATGGGCCTGCTCGGGAGGTGGAGCCGTGGCTGA
- a CDS encoding ABC transporter ATP-binding protein has translation MAEPLLRVENLIRRFGGILATDNLSLDVVPGELHAIIGPNGAGKTTLISQLTGQLMPNSGTIHFAGREVTRLPPYQRSRLGLARSFQITCLLPDFTAADNVALAAQAHDGHSFRFWGSARKERHLRDAAQAALTRVGLARRADVLVSELSHGEQRELELAVALATKPQLLLLDEPMAGLGTTESARMVALLKELRKEVTIVLVEHDMEAVFALADRITVLVYGRVIASGDPDAIRNNEEVKRAYLGDQHVVVSHG, from the coding sequence GTGGCTGAACCCTTGCTCCGCGTCGAAAACCTGATCCGGCGCTTCGGCGGCATTCTCGCGACGGACAATCTGTCGCTCGATGTCGTGCCGGGCGAACTGCACGCCATCATCGGCCCGAACGGCGCCGGTAAGACCACGCTGATCAGCCAGTTGACTGGACAGTTGATGCCGAATTCCGGCACCATTCACTTCGCCGGCCGCGAGGTCACGCGGCTGCCGCCCTATCAGCGCAGCCGGCTTGGCCTGGCGCGCTCGTTCCAGATCACCTGTCTGCTGCCGGATTTTACCGCAGCCGACAATGTCGCGCTCGCAGCCCAAGCCCATGACGGTCACTCGTTCCGTTTCTGGGGCTCGGCGCGCAAAGAGAGGCATCTGCGCGACGCGGCGCAGGCCGCGTTGACCCGGGTAGGGCTCGCGCGGCGCGCCGACGTACTCGTGTCGGAATTAAGCCACGGCGAACAGCGCGAGCTCGAGCTGGCGGTCGCGCTCGCCACAAAGCCGCAATTGCTGCTGCTCGACGAGCCTATGGCCGGCCTCGGCACCACCGAATCCGCGCGCATGGTGGCTTTGCTGAAGGAGCTGCGGAAGGAAGTCACCATCGTGCTGGTCGAGCACGACATGGAGGCGGTGTTCGCCCTCGCCGACCGCATCACGGTGCTGGTCTATGGCCGCGTGATCGCCTCGGGTGATCCCGACGCCATCCGGAATAATGAGGAAGTCAAGCGCGCCTATCTCGGCGATCAGCATGTGGTGGTCAGCCATGGCTGA
- a CDS encoding ABC transporter ATP-binding protein, with the protein MAESKAAETLLEVEGIETCYGLSQVLFGLSLKVRAGEMVALMGRNGMGKTTTVRSIMGMTPARAGNIRFAGEQVRSLPSYRIAKLGIGLVPEGRQIFPNLTVYENLVAASGNRAGNADPWTIEKIHALFPRLAERGNNMGVTLSGGEQQMLAIGRALMTNPKLLILDEATEGLAPLIREEIWNCLSMLKGRGQSVLVIDKNVANLSRIADRHYIIERGRTVWTGTSEQLIAEPDLQHRYLGI; encoded by the coding sequence ATGGCTGAGTCAAAAGCCGCCGAAACCCTGCTCGAAGTTGAGGGGATCGAGACCTGCTACGGCCTCAGCCAGGTGCTTTTCGGCCTGTCGCTGAAGGTGCGTGCGGGTGAGATGGTCGCCCTGATGGGGCGCAACGGCATGGGCAAGACCACGACCGTCCGTTCCATCATGGGCATGACGCCGGCCCGCGCGGGCAATATCCGCTTCGCGGGTGAGCAAGTGCGCAGCCTGCCGTCCTACCGAATTGCAAAACTGGGCATCGGCCTGGTGCCGGAGGGACGCCAGATCTTTCCGAATCTGACGGTATACGAGAATCTGGTGGCGGCCTCGGGCAACCGCGCCGGCAATGCCGATCCCTGGACCATCGAGAAAATCCACGCGCTGTTTCCGCGGCTCGCCGAGCGCGGCAACAATATGGGCGTGACGCTGTCCGGCGGCGAGCAGCAGATGCTGGCGATCGGTCGCGCGCTGATGACCAACCCGAAGCTTCTGATCCTCGACGAAGCCACTGAAGGCCTCGCACCGCTGATCCGCGAGGAAATCTGGAACTGCCTTTCGATGCTGAAGGGCCGCGGCCAATCGGTGCTGGTGATCGACAAGAACGTCGCCAACCTCTCCCGCATCGCCGACCGCCACTACATCATCGAGCGCGGGCGCACGGTATGGACGGGGACGAGCGAGCAGTTGATTGCCGAGCCGGATTTGCAGCACCGGTATCTCGGGATTTGA